In Gemmatimonadetes bacterium T265, one DNA window encodes the following:
- the xylR gene encoding xylose repressor translates to MADQTLARLVNERRVLTLLRVRGMATRADLARHLALTPSTITNLIDDLVGRGLAREVPTVVSRARRELGRPGIRLELNPDGGYFLGAEIGVGTIRTALVDLTARVVESTEEAVPTRISPDDALRVIVRQLRARTADPRYGDRIASLAITVPGLVRRDGFIVHLPILGWRNVNLLAAAAGRVPVPTLVANNANAAAFGEIYADASIEQEMVLYLKLGTGCGGAVVVQGRLLRGFVGTATEIGHTRIRQDGPRCSCGGVGCLETFVNLGALAALARPGEQLSTAALAALPAEVAAAAAAGSAVAQAAVDAVASDLAAGLVSLVNVFNPQTVILGGAMRPVLGRALPAVESAVASGIVPGMSVPTMRLSTLGSLECAVGAACMAHHQAVDVSAIEVVQPTT, encoded by the coding sequence ATGGCCGACCAAACGCTCGCGCGACTCGTCAACGAGCGCCGGGTCCTGACACTCCTCCGCGTGCGGGGGATGGCGACCCGGGCGGATCTCGCGCGGCACCTGGCACTCACGCCGTCGACGATCACCAACCTGATCGATGATCTGGTCGGGCGCGGGCTCGCGCGCGAAGTCCCGACCGTGGTCAGCCGCGCGCGCCGCGAACTCGGACGGCCCGGCATCCGGCTGGAGCTCAACCCGGACGGTGGCTACTTCCTCGGCGCGGAGATCGGCGTGGGCACGATCCGCACGGCGCTCGTCGACCTCACGGCCCGCGTCGTCGAAAGCACCGAAGAAGCCGTGCCGACACGCATCAGCCCGGACGACGCCCTGCGCGTCATCGTGCGACAACTTCGGGCGCGCACAGCCGACCCCCGCTACGGCGACCGGATTGCCTCGCTCGCGATCACCGTCCCCGGGCTCGTCCGCCGCGACGGCTTCATCGTGCACCTGCCGATTCTGGGCTGGCGGAATGTGAACCTGCTCGCGGCGGCGGCCGGCCGTGTGCCGGTCCCGACGCTGGTCGCGAACAACGCCAACGCGGCCGCGTTCGGCGAGATCTACGCCGACGCATCGATCGAGCAGGAGATGGTGCTCTACCTCAAACTCGGCACCGGCTGCGGCGGCGCGGTGGTCGTGCAGGGGCGGCTCCTGCGCGGATTCGTCGGCACCGCGACCGAGATCGGCCACACGCGCATCCGTCAGGACGGCCCGCGCTGCAGTTGCGGCGGCGTTGGCTGCCTCGAGACGTTCGTCAACCTCGGCGCGCTGGCGGCGCTCGCCCGCCCGGGGGAGCAGTTGTCCACCGCCGCGCTGGCGGCACTTCCCGCCGAGGTCGCGGCCGCGGCGGCGGCCGGGTCGGCGGTGGCACAGGCGGCTGTGGATGCTGTTGCGTCTGACCTCGCCGCCGGCCTGGTTTCGCTCGTCAACGTCTTCAACCCGCAGACCGTCATCCTCGGTGGCGCGATGCGCCCCGTCCTCGGGCGCGCGCTGCCGGCGGTCGAGTCGGCCGTGGCGAGCGGGATCGTCCCCGGGATGAGCGTACCCACGATGCGCCTGTCGACGCTGGGGTCGCTCGAGTGCGCCGTCGGCGCGGCGTGCATGGCCCACCATCAGGCGGTCGACGTGTCGGCGATCGAGGTCGTGCAGCCCACGACGTAG